In Amycolatopsis endophytica, the following are encoded in one genomic region:
- a CDS encoding ABC transporter permease — translation MTALTGTRHLVRLALRRDRIVLPLWVLVIGFLPASTAGAYEQLYPDEASRASLTAGMGANPSLTLLYGPPFDLSTAGGFTAWRFGVFAPLFLALACIFTVTRHTRQEEDTGRQELLSSTVTGRYAALTAALITAGIGAVGTGVLIALGLTGAGLPSSGAVAFGLGATLTGLVFATVAAISAQLAEYSRTANGVATAVLGFAFLLRAVGDSATDVSWLSWLSPLGWSLQIRPFAGDRWAVAVLLVGAALVLASVAYRLLPRRDVGMGIFPARPGPRTAAPGLRSPFALAWRLHRGALTGWIAGFAVMGALFGSLAAGIGDVVGDSAQAQQMFERLGGARNLVDTFLAAIANIFGLIAAMYAVQATLRMRTEETALRLEPLLATRVRRLALAGSHLVFSLLGTAVLLVVAGLFAGLLHGLRVGDVGGQVPAVLGATVAQVPAVWVVVGISVVVFGFAPKFAAVAWAVAGVFLLLSLFGPVVQAPQAVLDVSPFTHVPKLPSADFTVTPFAWLLGIAVVTLAAGLAGFRRRDIG, via the coding sequence ATGACCGCGCTGACCGGCACCCGGCACCTCGTCCGCCTCGCGCTGCGACGCGACCGGATCGTGCTGCCGCTGTGGGTGCTCGTGATCGGTTTCCTGCCCGCGAGCACCGCCGGCGCCTACGAACAGCTGTACCCGGACGAGGCCAGCCGCGCGTCATTGACCGCGGGGATGGGCGCGAACCCGTCGCTCACGCTGCTCTACGGTCCGCCGTTCGACCTGTCCACCGCGGGCGGGTTCACCGCGTGGCGCTTCGGCGTGTTCGCGCCCCTGTTCCTGGCCCTGGCCTGCATCTTCACGGTCACGCGGCACACGCGGCAGGAGGAGGACACCGGGCGACAGGAGCTGCTCTCGTCGACGGTCACCGGGCGCTACGCCGCCCTGACGGCCGCGCTGATCACCGCCGGGATCGGTGCCGTGGGAACCGGTGTGCTGATCGCGCTCGGCCTGACCGGCGCGGGCCTGCCGTCAAGCGGCGCGGTCGCGTTCGGGCTCGGGGCGACGCTGACCGGGCTGGTGTTCGCCACGGTCGCCGCGATCTCCGCGCAGCTGGCCGAGTACTCGCGCACGGCCAACGGGGTCGCCACGGCGGTGCTCGGGTTCGCCTTCCTGCTGCGGGCGGTCGGTGACTCGGCCACCGACGTCTCCTGGCTGTCCTGGCTCTCCCCACTCGGCTGGTCGCTGCAGATCCGGCCGTTCGCGGGTGACCGGTGGGCCGTCGCGGTGCTGCTCGTCGGCGCGGCACTCGTGCTGGCCTCGGTGGCCTACCGGCTGCTGCCGCGCCGCGACGTCGGGATGGGGATCTTCCCGGCGCGACCCGGTCCGCGCACCGCGGCTCCCGGTCTGCGGTCGCCGTTCGCGCTGGCGTGGCGGCTGCACCGGGGCGCACTGACCGGCTGGATCGCCGGGTTCGCGGTGATGGGTGCGCTGTTCGGGTCACTCGCGGCCGGCATCGGCGACGTCGTCGGGGACAGCGCGCAGGCACAGCAGATGTTCGAGCGGCTGGGCGGCGCGCGGAACCTGGTCGACACGTTCCTCGCGGCGATCGCGAACATCTTCGGCCTGATCGCGGCGATGTACGCGGTGCAGGCGACGTTGCGGATGCGCACGGAGGAAACGGCGCTGCGGCTGGAGCCGCTGCTCGCGACCCGGGTGCGGCGGCTGGCGCTGGCGGGCAGCCACCTGGTGTTCTCGCTGCTGGGGACGGCTGTGCTGCTGGTGGTCGCGGGACTGTTCGCGGGATTGCTGCACGGGCTGCGGGTCGGCGACGTCGGCGGCCAGGTGCCCGCCGTGCTCGGGGCGACGGTCGCGCAGGTGCCCGCGGTGTGGGTGGTCGTCGGGATCTCCGTGGTGGTGTTCGGATTCGCGCCGAAGTTCGCCGCGGTGGCGTGGGCGGTGGCCGGGGTGTTCCTGCTGCTGTCGCTGTTCGGGCCGGTCGTGCAGGCGCCGCAAGCGGTTCTCGACGTTTCGCCCTTCACGCACGTGCCGAAGCTGCCGAGCGCGGACTTCACCGTGACGCCCTTCGCATGGCTGCTCGGGATCGCGGTGGTCACGCTGGCCGCGGGACTGGCCGGATTCCGGCGGCGCGACATCGGTTGA
- a CDS encoding LysE family translocator: protein MPVSALLTYTLVALVAVVTPGLDTMLMLRHTLLGGRRAGFRALTGINLGCLVWGTASIAGLTALLAASRIAYDVVRIGGAAYLLWLGGSALWRSFRHQVPDAEVIVEPGRGALRAGLVTNLLNPKVGVFYLSLLPQFLPAGSGQAAWGALLVFVHVALGWAWMSTVLLLANQARRFLMRTAVKRWLDRLTATVLIGLGVRIATESR from the coding sequence ATGCCGGTCTCCGCGCTGCTCACCTACACGCTCGTGGCGCTGGTGGCCGTGGTGACCCCGGGCCTGGACACCATGCTGATGCTGCGCCACACACTGCTCGGCGGCCGCCGGGCCGGTTTCCGGGCGCTGACCGGCATCAACCTCGGCTGCCTGGTGTGGGGGACGGCGAGCATCGCCGGGCTGACCGCGCTGCTGGCGGCCTCCCGCATCGCCTACGACGTGGTGCGCATCGGCGGGGCGGCGTACCTGCTGTGGCTCGGCGGTTCCGCGCTGTGGCGGAGCTTCCGGCACCAGGTGCCGGACGCTGAGGTCATCGTCGAGCCGGGGCGGGGAGCGCTGCGCGCCGGGCTGGTGACGAACCTGCTCAACCCGAAGGTCGGTGTGTTCTACCTGAGCCTGCTCCCGCAGTTCCTGCCGGCCGGGTCCGGGCAGGCGGCCTGGGGTGCGCTGCTGGTCTTCGTCCACGTGGCGCTCGGCTGGGCGTGGATGAGCACGGTCCTGCTGCTGGCGAACCAGGCACGCCGGTTCCTGATGCGGACCGCGGTGAAACGGTGGCTCGACCGCCTCACCGCGACCGTCCTCATCGGACTCGGAGTGCGGATCGCTACGGAGTCCCGCTGA
- a CDS encoding ABC transporter ATP-binding protein, whose protein sequence is MDNAISIEGLDKSFGATKALDDLNLQVKTGEVHGFLGPNGAGKSTTIRVLLGLLHADKGTARLLGGDPWRDAANLHRRLAYVPGDVNLWPNLSGGEVIDLLGRLRGGLDKHRRDELIERFDLDPKKKGRTYSKGNRQKVAIVAALSSDVELLILDEPTSGLDPLMEATFQYAIQEERHKGRTVLLSSHILAEVEALCDRVSIIRNGHAVETGTLSELRHLTRTSIVAELAGHPNGLSKLAEVHDLKVEGNRVRFDVETQSLDQVLRQLTEVGVRSLTSQPPTLEELFLRHYTTEASTR, encoded by the coding sequence ATGGACAACGCCATCTCCATCGAGGGCCTGGACAAGTCGTTCGGCGCGACGAAGGCCCTCGACGACCTGAACCTGCAGGTCAAGACCGGAGAGGTGCACGGGTTTCTGGGTCCGAACGGGGCCGGGAAATCCACCACCATCCGCGTCCTGCTCGGTCTGCTGCATGCGGACAAGGGCACCGCCCGCCTCCTTGGCGGCGACCCCTGGCGTGACGCCGCGAACCTGCACCGGCGGCTCGCCTATGTCCCCGGTGACGTCAACCTCTGGCCCAACCTGTCCGGCGGCGAGGTCATCGACCTGCTCGGACGGCTCCGCGGCGGCCTCGACAAGCACCGTCGCGACGAGCTCATCGAGCGCTTCGACCTCGATCCGAAGAAGAAGGGCCGTACCTACTCCAAGGGCAACCGGCAGAAGGTCGCGATCGTCGCGGCCCTGTCCTCCGACGTGGAGCTGCTGATCCTCGACGAACCGACCTCCGGGCTCGACCCGCTGATGGAGGCCACGTTCCAGTACGCGATCCAGGAGGAACGCCACAAGGGCCGCACGGTGCTGCTGTCCAGCCACATCCTCGCCGAGGTCGAGGCCCTGTGCGATCGGGTCAGCATCATCCGCAACGGCCACGCGGTCGAAACCGGCACCCTGAGCGAACTGCGGCACCTCACGCGCACCTCGATCGTCGCCGAGCTCGCCGGTCACCCGAACGGCTTGAGCAAGCTGGCGGAGGTGCACGACCTGAAGGTGGAGGGCAACCGCGTCCGCTTCGACGTCGAAACCCAGTCGCTGGACCAGGTGCTGCGCCAGCTGACCGAGGTCGGGGTGCGCAGCCTGACCAGCCAGCCGCCGACGCTGGAGGAGTTGTTCCTCCGCCACTACACGACCGAAGCGAGCACGCGATGA
- a CDS encoding putative quinol monooxygenase gives MIFITAKFRILPEHADEWPAIARDFTLATRAEPGCLWFDWSRSVEDPNEYVLVEAFRDGEAGGVHVQSDHFKAAQRDLPQYLAETPRVVNFEVPQDDWSELGEMAVRR, from the coding sequence ATGATTTTCATCACCGCGAAGTTCCGCATCCTGCCCGAGCACGCCGACGAGTGGCCCGCCATCGCCCGCGACTTCACCCTCGCCACCCGCGCCGAGCCCGGCTGCCTGTGGTTCGACTGGTCCCGCAGCGTCGAGGACCCCAACGAGTACGTGCTGGTCGAAGCCTTCCGCGACGGCGAGGCGGGCGGCGTGCACGTCCAGTCCGACCACTTCAAGGCCGCGCAGCGGGACCTGCCGCAGTACCTCGCGGAGACGCCGCGCGTCGTCAACTTCGAGGTCCCGCAGGACGACTGGTCCGAACTGGGCGAGATGGCCGTGCGGCGCTAG
- a CDS encoding NAD-dependent succinate-semialdehyde dehydrogenase → MTLDGVPHQLFLAGQWRDAADGSRFGVADPGTEQQLCEVSDAQDADITEAIEAAAAKQEEWASTPPRERGEVLRRAWQLMTDRADDLARLMTLEMGKSIEESKGEVTYAAEFFRWFSEEAVRIDGRFARSPAGGGGRMLVSKHPVGPCVLVTPWNFPLAMGTRKIGPAIAAGCTMLVKPAQLTPLSMLNLAGLLKEAGLPDGVLSVLPSTSASRVVNPALADPRIRKLSFTGSTEVGRKLVEQCAPNLQRMSMELGGNAPFLMFEDADLDAAVQGAVTAKMRNNGESCVAANRFHVHSSVAGEFVRRLTEAMSSLKTGHGTEDGVKVGPLISAEQRDKVVELVDDAVSRGARATTGGKPLDGDGYFYAPTVLTDVPPDARILREEVFGPVAPVTTFDDEDEAVRTANDTEFGLVAYVFTRDLDRAIRVGERMATGMVGLNTGLVSNAAAPFGGVKASGFGREGGAEGIEEYLDVKYLALSLSGTP, encoded by the coding sequence ATGACCCTTGACGGAGTACCGCACCAGCTTTTCCTCGCCGGGCAGTGGCGTGACGCCGCGGACGGCAGCCGGTTCGGGGTGGCGGATCCGGGGACCGAACAGCAGCTGTGCGAGGTCTCCGACGCGCAGGACGCCGACATCACCGAGGCGATCGAGGCGGCCGCCGCGAAACAGGAGGAGTGGGCCTCGACGCCGCCGCGTGAGCGGGGCGAGGTCCTGCGCCGCGCGTGGCAGCTGATGACGGACCGTGCCGACGACCTGGCCCGGTTGATGACGCTGGAGATGGGCAAGAGCATCGAGGAGTCGAAAGGGGAGGTCACCTACGCCGCCGAGTTCTTCCGGTGGTTCTCGGAGGAGGCCGTGCGCATCGACGGGCGCTTCGCGCGCAGTCCGGCCGGTGGTGGTGGCCGGATGCTCGTGTCGAAGCATCCGGTCGGCCCGTGCGTGCTGGTGACGCCGTGGAACTTCCCGCTGGCCATGGGGACCCGCAAGATCGGGCCCGCCATCGCCGCCGGGTGCACGATGCTCGTCAAGCCCGCGCAGCTGACGCCGCTGTCGATGCTGAACCTCGCCGGGCTGCTCAAGGAGGCCGGGCTGCCGGACGGCGTGCTGAGCGTCCTGCCGAGCACGTCGGCGAGCCGGGTCGTGAACCCGGCGCTGGCGGACCCGCGGATCCGGAAGCTGTCCTTCACCGGATCCACCGAGGTCGGGCGCAAGCTGGTCGAGCAGTGCGCGCCGAACCTGCAGCGGATGTCGATGGAGCTGGGTGGCAACGCCCCGTTCCTGATGTTCGAGGACGCCGACCTGGACGCGGCGGTGCAGGGCGCGGTCACGGCGAAGATGCGCAACAACGGCGAATCGTGCGTGGCGGCGAACCGGTTCCACGTGCACTCGTCGGTGGCCGGGGAGTTCGTGCGGCGGCTGACCGAGGCGATGTCGTCGCTGAAGACCGGGCACGGCACCGAAGACGGGGTGAAGGTCGGGCCGCTGATCAGCGCCGAGCAGCGGGACAAGGTGGTCGAACTGGTCGACGACGCCGTGTCCCGCGGCGCACGCGCCACCACCGGCGGCAAACCGTTGGACGGCGACGGCTACTTCTACGCGCCGACCGTGCTCACCGACGTCCCGCCGGACGCCCGGATCCTGCGCGAGGAGGTGTTCGGCCCGGTCGCGCCGGTGACCACGTTCGACGACGAGGACGAGGCCGTGCGGACCGCCAACGACACCGAGTTCGGCCTGGTGGCGTACGTGTTCACCCGCGACCTGGACCGCGCGATCCGCGTGGGCGAGCGCATGGCCACCGGGATGGTCGGGCTGAACACCGGGCTGGTGTCGAACGCCGCGGCGCCCTTCGGTGGTGTCAAGGCGTCCGGGTTCGGCCGCGAGGGCGGCGCCGAGGGCATCGAGGAGTACCTCGACGTGAAGTACCTGGCGCTCTCGCTCAGCGGGACTCCGTAG